A window from Dermacentor albipictus isolate Rhodes 1998 colony chromosome 10, USDA_Dalb.pri_finalv2, whole genome shotgun sequence encodes these proteins:
- the LOC139050882 gene encoding uncharacterized protein, whose protein sequence is MVRERALACTCLVSFVILTHAFIHQMRVSNRQSCNCQFRNGTYPRGAFAWEREPQCAGPCCGHVASFSLKKKKRRPEHRTNDREVPLTLPADAPMEQPASNRDVFRNARPASKNRPRHLQVVTGEAPNKPSTATQQRPATLSSSPPPVREILLVLTPPAPANPTESNRPATIPPADHQFQLQRSRLEETPQDERLCIQLWALWAALTFPLIFSMWLFLVPFLVNSNTTLLPAEPPFGGGSMPVTMPVTMPATIPAACLKPLTIPAVIEPIRVNTNPSLGPSTQSPRPFFCLFNNTAVDFSRNYSTTGTKFDFTFETLPFDLCHYVIYWSVGIDNGNITSRLPSFDQRHGIHQLRNIVDNLGYSNVKILLALGGYPEDGPHFSKLGQDPVTLNRLTANVVDAMRTFRLDGVAVHWVDPGASCRGPDDQGAVAVLLRMLRQVFDNNGMAQALVTAMLNGSDSVERLMYTSKDVVNYFLLTDHRHYPNASSSSPELCSTFTDNIVLTLRHFVNSVRGLRPEKICVAEPTATLAYDGYLDKTTDTFIQSQAGKSRWAPIYEACGKTRFCRKEGDSQSCVVHYANWAVRPNLLKIYNATMYLNALASTLLDRFKKRSHPPTNDEPCTFATFIEYDNYAGQCGSGYSPHLLLRQLYFGTLGRNIHNGSIQDAAPNC, encoded by the coding sequence GTGCCTTTGCTTGGGAACGAGAGCCACAGTGTGCAGGTCCTTGCTGTGGGCACGTGGCATCGTTTTcgttgaagaagaagaaacgccgcccCGAGCACCGCACCAACGATCGCGAAGTTCCACTGACGCTACCTGCCGATGCCCCTATGGAACAACCGGCAAGTAACCGAGACGTCTTCCGCAATGCGCGCCCCGCGTCTAAGAACCGACCTCGCCATTTGCAAGTCGTCACCGGCGAGGCGCCAAATAAGCCATCGACAGCGACCCAGCAGCGCCCGGCCACGTTATCTTCTTCGCCGCCACCAGTGCGAGAGATTCTGCTGGTGCTCACGCCTCCAGCCCCTGCGAACCCCACCGAGAGTAACCGTCCAGCCACAATACCGCCAGCCGACCACCAGTTCCAGCTACAACGTAGCCGGCTAGAAGAGACACCGCAAGACGAAAGACTATGCATCCAGCTCTGGGCGCTCTGGGCAGCCCTGACATTTCCCCTCATTTTCTCCATGTGGCTGTTCCTGGTGCCGTTCCTGGTCAACAGCAACACAACACTGCTGCCCGCTGAACCGCCTTTCGGGGGCGGTTCAATGCCCGTTACAATGCCCGTTACAATGCCCGCAACCATTCCGGCAGCCTGCCTGAAGCCCCTGACGATACCCGCGGTAATAGAGCCGATAAGGGTAAACACCAACCCGTCCCTTGGCCCCTCAACACAATCACCGAGGCCTTTCTTCTGCCTTTTCAACAACACCGCAGTCGACTTCAGCCGCAATTACAGCACGACCGGTACCAAATTCGACTTCACGTTCGAGACGCTGCCCTTCGATCTATGCCACTACGTCATCTATTGGTCCGTGGGCATCGATAACGGAAACATCACCAGCCGGCTGCCCAGCTTCGACCAGCGGCATGGCATCCACCAGCTGAGGAACATCGTCGACAACCTCGGGTACTCCAACGTCAAGATCCTACTGGCACTGGGAGGATACCCGGAGGACGGGCCGCACTTCTCCAAGCTTGGCCAAGACCCCGTCACCCTCAACAGACTAACGGCGAACGTGGTGGACGCCATGCGCACTTTTCGCCTCGACGGCGTGGCCGTGCACTGGGTCGACCCTGGGGCCAGTTGCAGGGGTCCGGACGACCAGGGAGCCGTGGCCGTGCTGTTGCGCATGCTTCGGCAAGTCTTCGACAACAACGGCATGGCACAGGCCCTCGTTACTGCAATGCTGAACGGGAGCGATTCCGTGGAACGCCTCATGTACACTTCCAAGGACGTAGTCAACTATTTCCTTCTCACCGATCACCGCCACTATCCAAACGCGTCGAGCAGCTCCCCCGAACTATGTTCCACTTTCACTGACAACATAGTGCTGACGCTGCGTCATTTCGTTAACAGCGTGCGAGGGCTGCGGCCTGAGAAGATATGCGTCGCCGAACCCACGGCCACTCTCGCGTACGACGGTTACCTCGACAAGACCACGGACACGTTCATCCAGTCGCAGGCGGGCAAGTCACGCTGGGCCCCGATCTACGAAGCGTGCGGCAAGACCCGCTTCTGCAGGAAGGAGGGAGACTCGCAGTCGTGCGTCGTGCACTACGCCAACTGGGCCGTCCGCCCAAACCTCTTGAAGATCTACAACGCCACCATGTACTTAAACGCCCTCGCCTCCACGTTGCTCGATCGATTCAAAAAGCGCTCGCACCCACCGACAAACGACGAGCCGTGCACCTTCGCCACATTTATCGAGTACGACAACTACGCCGGACAGTGTGGCAGTGGCTACAGTCCTCATCTACTTCTGCGCCAGCTGTACTTCGGTACTTTGGGCAGGAACATACATAACGGGTCCATCCAAGACGCCGCGCCGAACTGCTGA